The following are from one region of the Stigmatella ashevillena genome:
- a CDS encoding SDR family oxidoreductase, whose translation MSLTRRRLMKGAAALGSLWAMGCASTKTADRERPVAKKKILILGGTAFLGPALVERALSRGHTLTLFNRGKTRPGLFPQVEKLQGDRDGKLQALEGRKWDAVIDTSGYVPRVVKASAELLAPHVGHYLFVSSISVYEDTSKGGINEDSPLATVADETTEDVSQHYGALKALCEQAAERAMPGRVSNVRPGLIVGPDDPTDRFTYWPVRVAQGGEVLAPGDGEDPVQFIDVRDLAAFLVDLVENQDMGVFNATGPADTLPIRKLLETCKAANGGNATFTWAATPFLEAQKVSPWSDMPVWIPRASAELGMSRVSNARAQARGLGFRPLEETVRDTLTWFRTLPPERQAKLRSGLSSEREREVLAAWHQQAGAGGPPTARP comes from the coding sequence ATGAGTCTGACTCGCAGGAGATTGATGAAGGGGGCGGCCGCGCTCGGCTCGCTCTGGGCGATGGGCTGTGCTTCGACGAAGACAGCGGACCGGGAGCGGCCCGTGGCGAAGAAGAAGATCCTCATTCTGGGGGGGACCGCCTTCCTGGGCCCCGCGCTGGTGGAGCGGGCCCTGTCCCGGGGCCATACCCTCACCCTCTTCAACCGGGGGAAGACACGGCCCGGGCTCTTCCCGCAGGTGGAAAAGCTCCAGGGCGACCGCGACGGCAAGCTCCAGGCCCTGGAGGGCCGGAAGTGGGATGCCGTCATCGACACCTCCGGGTATGTGCCGCGGGTGGTGAAGGCCAGCGCGGAGCTGCTCGCCCCCCATGTGGGCCACTACCTGTTCGTCTCCTCCATCTCCGTCTACGAAGACACGAGCAAGGGCGGCATCAACGAGGACTCGCCCCTGGCCACGGTGGCGGACGAGACGACGGAGGACGTCTCCCAGCACTACGGCGCCCTCAAGGCGCTGTGCGAGCAGGCCGCGGAGCGCGCCATGCCGGGGCGCGTCTCGAACGTGCGGCCGGGCCTCATCGTGGGGCCGGACGACCCGACGGACCGCTTCACCTACTGGCCGGTGCGTGTGGCGCAGGGGGGAGAGGTGCTGGCCCCGGGGGATGGCGAGGACCCGGTGCAATTCATTGACGTGAGGGACTTGGCGGCCTTCCTCGTGGACCTGGTGGAAAACCAAGACATGGGTGTCTTCAACGCGACGGGGCCGGCGGACACGCTGCCCATTCGCAAGCTGCTGGAGACGTGCAAGGCGGCCAATGGAGGCAACGCCACCTTCACCTGGGCGGCCACCCCCTTCCTGGAGGCGCAGAAGGTGAGCCCCTGGTCGGACATGCCCGTGTGGATTCCCCGCGCCAGCGCGGAGCTGGGCATGAGCCGGGTGAGCAACGCCCGGGCCCAGGCCCGGGGGCTGGGGTTCCGCCCCCTGGAAGAGACCGTGCGGGACACGCTGACCTGGTTCCGGACGCTGCCCCCGGAGCGGCAGGCGAAGCTGCGCTCGGGCCTCTCCTCGGAGCGGGAGCGCGAGGTGCTCGCCGCCTGGCACCAGCAGGCGGGGGCTGGGGGGCCGCCCACGGCCCGGCCCTAG
- a CDS encoding NTP/NDP exchange transporter, giving the protein MLRRFVEVREEEGGAVLWSFLYFFTLMGGYFILKPLRDAMGTAGGVRQLKWLFMATFGVMLVAVPVFSALVSRWPRRRVIPFIYRLFLVQLLGFFVLLKLGVSREWVARAFYVWVSVYNLFVVSIFWSFMADLFASEQARRLFGLIAAGGTAGVIAGLLLVRVLAVPVGPVNLILVALVLLEVSVRCVQRLSRWAHDAHATPSEEGPVGGGILAGLRLLATSPFLMALGFQTVFYTVTSTFLYLLQVRLVDAVAIGEAERTAAFANIDLWVQVVTLGLQTLVTARLLSKLGLVVALAVTPVLTLLGFVGLAVLPSVWLFIGVRSLRGATHYALERPSRELLFTTVGREEKYKAKSVIDTVVYRGGDTLATWIEDGLKALGLGAAGLLLASAPVAGLWLAVSVYLARHPRVRERTQAPAALSTDAQAL; this is encoded by the coding sequence ATGCTCAGACGCTTCGTGGAGGTGAGGGAGGAGGAGGGGGGGGCGGTGCTCTGGTCCTTCCTCTATTTCTTCACGTTGATGGGGGGCTACTTCATCCTCAAGCCGCTGCGCGACGCGATGGGCACGGCCGGCGGGGTGAGGCAGCTCAAGTGGCTGTTCATGGCCACCTTCGGGGTGATGCTGGTCGCCGTGCCTGTGTTCTCGGCGCTGGTGTCGCGTTGGCCTCGCAGGCGCGTCATTCCGTTCATCTACCGCCTCTTCCTGGTGCAGCTGCTGGGCTTCTTCGTGCTGCTGAAGCTGGGCGTGTCGCGCGAGTGGGTGGCGCGCGCCTTCTATGTCTGGGTCAGCGTCTACAACCTCTTTGTCGTCTCCATCTTCTGGAGCTTCATGGCGGACCTGTTCGCCAGCGAGCAGGCCCGGCGCCTCTTTGGCCTCATCGCCGCGGGGGGCACCGCGGGCGTCATCGCCGGGCTGCTGCTGGTGCGTGTGCTGGCCGTTCCCGTGGGGCCCGTGAACCTGATTCTCGTGGCGCTGGTGCTGCTGGAGGTGAGCGTGCGGTGCGTCCAGCGGCTCTCGCGCTGGGCCCATGATGCCCATGCCACGCCGTCCGAGGAGGGGCCGGTGGGGGGCGGCATCCTCGCGGGGCTCCGGTTGCTGGCCACCTCGCCGTTCCTGATGGCGCTGGGGTTCCAGACGGTCTTCTACACCGTCACCTCCACCTTCCTGTACCTCCTGCAGGTGCGGCTCGTGGACGCGGTGGCCATTGGCGAGGCCGAGCGCACGGCGGCATTCGCCAACATCGATCTGTGGGTGCAGGTTGTCACGCTGGGGCTCCAGACCCTCGTCACGGCGCGCCTCCTGTCGAAGCTGGGGCTGGTGGTGGCGCTGGCGGTGACGCCGGTGCTCACCCTGCTGGGCTTCGTGGGGTTGGCGGTGCTGCCCTCGGTGTGGTTGTTCATCGGGGTCCGCTCGTTGCGGGGGGCCACGCACTACGCCCTGGAGCGCCCGTCCCGCGAGCTGCTCTTCACCACGGTGGGCCGCGAGGAGAAGTACAAGGCCAAGAGCGTCATCGACACGGTGGTGTACCGGGGCGGCGACACGCTGGCGACCTGGATCGAAGACGGGCTCAAGGCGCTGGGGCTGGGCGCCGCGGGACTGTTGCTGGCCTCCGCCCCCGTGGCCGGGCTGTGGCTGGCGGTCTCCGTCTACCTGGCCCGCCACCCCCGCGTCCGCGAACGCACCCAGGCGCCCGCCGCCCTTTCCACGGATGCCCAGGCCCTCTGA
- a CDS encoding pyridoxal phosphate-dependent aminotransferase — protein sequence MALDLTSLPKREDTHVGTMARGLKGSDILRIAAEIRELAAQGRQVCNLTVGDFSPREFPIPTALGEGISAALQAGETNYPPSDGVLELRLSVQRFYERSLGLKYPVEGIVITGGARPIIYGTYQTVLDAGDRVIYPVPSWNNNHYVHMMGAKETVVVTDAAHGFMPTVEQLTPHLPGARLLCLGSPLNPTGTMIDPGALKAICEQIVAENRARQGRGERPLILMYDHIYWTLSFGRVKHVTPVELVPEMAHYTVFVDGISKAFAATGVRVGWGVGPPALISRMRDVLGHVGAWAPKAEQVATARYLDAVGSNTAFLESMRRQVDVRLEALHQGFTRMRAAGLPVEAIAPQGAIYLSVRFDLVGKAGLKGNDDIRKLLLDKASFAVVPFQAFGLMEDTGWFRLSVGATSVTEIQEALPRVEAALRAVLAGG from the coding sequence ATGGCCCTCGATCTGACCTCTCTTCCCAAGCGGGAAGACACCCACGTTGGCACCATGGCGCGCGGCCTGAAGGGCAGCGACATCCTCCGCATCGCGGCGGAGATTCGCGAGCTGGCCGCCCAGGGGCGCCAGGTGTGCAACCTGACCGTGGGAGACTTCAGTCCGCGCGAGTTCCCCATTCCCACCGCGCTGGGCGAGGGCATCTCCGCGGCGCTCCAGGCCGGGGAGACGAACTACCCGCCCTCGGATGGGGTGCTGGAGCTGCGCTTGAGCGTGCAGCGCTTCTACGAGCGGAGCCTGGGATTGAAGTACCCGGTGGAGGGGATCGTCATCACCGGCGGCGCGCGGCCCATCATCTACGGCACGTACCAAACGGTGCTGGATGCCGGGGACCGGGTCATCTACCCGGTGCCTTCGTGGAACAACAACCACTACGTGCACATGATGGGGGCCAAAGAGACGGTGGTCGTCACGGACGCCGCCCATGGCTTCATGCCCACGGTGGAGCAGTTGACGCCGCACCTGCCGGGCGCGCGGCTCTTGTGCCTGGGCAGTCCGCTCAACCCCACCGGGACGATGATCGACCCGGGGGCGCTCAAGGCCATCTGCGAGCAAATCGTGGCGGAGAACCGGGCGCGCCAGGGGCGGGGCGAGCGGCCGCTCATCCTGATGTATGACCACATCTACTGGACGCTGAGCTTCGGCCGGGTGAAGCACGTGACGCCGGTGGAGCTGGTGCCCGAGATGGCGCACTACACCGTCTTCGTGGATGGCATCTCCAAGGCCTTCGCGGCCACGGGGGTGCGCGTGGGGTGGGGGGTGGGGCCACCGGCGCTCATCTCTCGGATGCGCGATGTGCTGGGGCACGTGGGGGCGTGGGCGCCCAAGGCCGAGCAGGTGGCGACAGCGCGCTACCTGGACGCGGTGGGCTCCAACACCGCCTTCCTGGAGTCGATGCGGCGCCAGGTGGACGTGCGGCTGGAGGCGCTGCACCAGGGCTTCACGCGGATGCGCGCGGCGGGGCTGCCGGTGGAGGCCATCGCGCCGCAGGGAGCCATCTACCTCTCGGTGCGCTTCGATCTGGTGGGCAAGGCGGGGCTGAAGGGCAATGACGACATCCGCAAGCTCTTGCTGGACAAGGCGAGCTTCGCGGTGGTGCCCTTCCAGGCGTTCGGGTTGATGGAGGACACGGGCTGGTTCCGGCTCTCGGTGGGGGCCACGTCCGTGACGGAGATCCAGGAGGCGCTGCCCCGGGTGGAGGCCGCCCTGCGGGCGGTGCTGGCCGGCGGGTGA
- a CDS encoding DUF1028 domain-containing protein: protein MTPDSRCFFVLALLLSAAASAQSEPQAALNPDVLGTRSIVACDVTAQACGVAVMSFPVTSSMVPYGKPGLALANQMLPSVEIANTIIARIDSGQHPQQAINAALSQPDAAPGSRQIGVAILRNNTVQVGQYTGQDSWTERCSLLGATYAVQAAGQTSAAVCQAMAQGFERARGSLAVRLMESLKAGAAVGQDARGERSGTVRVWAPASQTDGFTHYIADASVAGKRDALQLLESELFRYLGQMVRESPANRVELDPWTIMSLKWALKETRYYRGMVDFLWTPEAETALMAYQASNALFPRGTLRSSGKTYIDWALVQFILRAPEGSVQSASR, encoded by the coding sequence ATGACACCCGACTCTCGATGCTTCTTCGTACTGGCCCTCTTGCTCTCGGCGGCGGCCTCCGCTCAGTCCGAGCCCCAGGCCGCGCTCAACCCCGACGTGCTCGGCACCCGCTCCATCGTGGCGTGCGATGTGACGGCCCAAGCCTGCGGCGTGGCCGTGATGTCTTTTCCTGTCACCTCCTCCATGGTGCCCTACGGCAAGCCCGGCCTGGCGCTGGCCAACCAGATGCTGCCCTCGGTGGAGATCGCCAACACCATCATCGCCCGCATCGACTCGGGCCAGCACCCACAGCAGGCCATCAATGCCGCGCTCTCTCAGCCGGACGCCGCGCCGGGAAGTCGGCAGATTGGCGTGGCGATCCTGAGGAACAACACCGTGCAGGTGGGCCAGTACACGGGCCAGGACAGCTGGACGGAGCGGTGCTCGCTGCTGGGCGCCACCTACGCGGTCCAGGCCGCAGGACAGACGAGCGCCGCGGTGTGCCAGGCCATGGCGCAGGGATTCGAGCGCGCGCGCGGCAGCCTCGCCGTGCGGCTCATGGAGTCGCTCAAGGCGGGCGCCGCGGTCGGCCAGGACGCGCGCGGCGAGCGCTCGGGCACCGTGCGCGTCTGGGCCCCGGCCTCGCAAACGGACGGCTTCACCCACTACATCGCTGACGCCTCGGTGGCCGGCAAGCGGGACGCGCTCCAACTGCTGGAGTCCGAGCTGTTCCGGTACCTGGGGCAGATGGTCCGTGAGTCTCCCGCGAACCGGGTGGAGTTGGATCCCTGGACCATCATGAGCCTGAAGTGGGCGCTCAAGGAGACGCGGTACTACCGCGGCATGGTGGACTTCCTGTGGACGCCCGAGGCCGAGACGGCCCTGATGGCGTACCAGGCCTCCAACGCCCTCTTCCCCCGGGGCACCCTCCGGTCCAGCGGAAAAACCTACATCGACTGGGCCCTCGTGCAGTTCATCCTGCGCGCGCCAGAGGGCTCGGTGCAGTCCGCTTCCCGGTAA
- a CDS encoding AMIN-like domain-containing (lipo)protein, translating into MTQVKVFGRWMSTLWLSGALLAAGCAKKEEPPPPPPPPPAAAPTPEPAPPPPPAAPAAAPETPVAPETPAAPTPPPPAAPSPGLQDREWGTDRRAVQHAPSAPVTLRSVRTGRNEGFDRVVFEFDGPQVPGYRVEYVEKPVVKCGSGDPTEVAGQGALQVSITPAQAHEAGQVTVAERERKLALPALQALKLTCDFEAEVIWVLGTPQARQPYRVLELREPTRLVVDVQH; encoded by the coding sequence ATGACGCAGGTGAAGGTCTTCGGACGTTGGATGAGCACCCTGTGGCTGTCGGGTGCGCTCCTGGCCGCCGGGTGCGCGAAGAAGGAAGAGCCTCCCCCCCCTCCTCCTCCTCCCCCTGCGGCCGCGCCCACTCCGGAACCCGCGCCGCCCCCTCCTCCCGCCGCTCCCGCCGCCGCGCCGGAGACTCCCGTGGCGCCGGAGACTCCCGCAGCGCCCACACCGCCGCCTCCAGCGGCTCCCTCCCCCGGGCTCCAGGACCGGGAGTGGGGCACGGACCGCCGGGCGGTGCAGCACGCCCCGTCCGCCCCCGTGACGCTGCGCTCGGTGCGCACCGGGCGCAACGAGGGCTTTGACCGGGTGGTGTTCGAATTCGACGGCCCCCAGGTGCCGGGCTACCGCGTCGAGTACGTGGAGAAGCCCGTCGTCAAATGTGGCTCGGGAGACCCCACGGAGGTGGCGGGCCAAGGCGCCCTCCAGGTGAGCATCACCCCCGCGCAGGCCCACGAGGCAGGCCAGGTGACCGTGGCCGAGCGTGAGCGCAAGCTCGCACTGCCCGCACTTCAGGCGCTGAAGCTGACGTGTGACTTCGAGGCCGAGGTCATCTGGGTGCTCGGCACGCCCCAGGCACGGCAGCCCTACCGCGTTCTGGAGCTGCGCGAGCCCACCCGCCTCGTGGTGGACGTGCAGCACTGA
- a CDS encoding 4-alpha-glucanotransferase codes for MPDPSRQLIAAALEALDVRNLVLSIHDPCFPSEPEEDTGRGSPYSRGATRFLEFIQELGFTGIQLGPQGQTSESNASPYDATLFSRNVLNIPLAQLAGQEAGEGLLPGEGLLPAGHLAALVSSRPMREGPGPRYRYAFRTQRAALDDAWEALQREQGREDARPWVREWVRRFEDFARENRSWLLRDALFEALCVEHGQRDWRQWMGRGEAAHDARLFAPAPGRESACEARGSALRAKHAVLFERYAFHQFLVHAAHGQLRERAARGGLKLYGDLQIGFSLEDAWAWQGLFLRTYLMGAPPSRTNPEGQPWNYPVLDPSRFFEPREGLSPEHRPGPVLRFMEARMDKMLGEYDGLRIDHPHGLVCPWVYRANAPDAMRAVREGARLLDSPALADHPELARHAIATAAQLDMSVPRHADGWVRTLTPEQVRQYSVLIDTIVTSARRHGRQLTDLLGEVLSTQPYPLQRVLAQYGMGRFRVTQKANLKDPADVYRSENAAPEDWVMVGTHDTPPLWRVAAGWRETGAWREQADYLAWRLHPEAEGREAFARRLCEEPGLLEQAKFADLFASRAQNVSIFFADLLGMTDVYNVPGTVNEENWSLRVPTDYAREYPEKLGRGAALDLPRVLALALRAGDASARARHQPLIDALEQRAAGTRQP; via the coding sequence ATGCCGGACCCCTCTCGACAGCTCATCGCCGCGGCCCTGGAAGCGTTGGACGTGCGCAACCTGGTGCTGAGCATTCACGACCCGTGTTTTCCCAGCGAGCCAGAGGAGGACACGGGCCGCGGCTCTCCGTACAGCCGGGGCGCCACGCGCTTCCTCGAGTTCATCCAGGAGCTGGGCTTCACCGGCATTCAACTGGGGCCCCAGGGGCAGACCTCCGAGTCCAACGCCTCGCCCTATGACGCCACGCTTTTTTCGCGCAACGTCCTCAACATCCCGCTGGCGCAGCTCGCGGGGCAGGAGGCCGGTGAAGGGCTCTTGCCGGGTGAAGGGCTCTTGCCTGCGGGGCATCTGGCCGCCCTCGTCTCCTCGCGCCCGATGCGGGAGGGGCCGGGGCCTCGGTACCGGTATGCGTTCCGCACCCAGCGGGCCGCGCTCGATGATGCCTGGGAAGCGCTCCAGCGCGAGCAGGGCCGGGAGGATGCGCGCCCCTGGGTGAGGGAGTGGGTGCGGCGCTTCGAGGACTTCGCCCGGGAGAACCGGAGCTGGTTGTTGCGCGATGCGCTCTTCGAGGCCCTCTGTGTCGAGCACGGCCAGCGCGACTGGCGGCAGTGGATGGGGCGGGGGGAGGCGGCGCACGACGCGCGGTTGTTCGCCCCGGCGCCGGGCCGGGAGAGCGCGTGCGAGGCCCGGGGCAGTGCGCTGCGCGCGAAGCACGCGGTGCTTTTCGAGCGCTATGCCTTTCACCAGTTCCTCGTCCACGCCGCGCACGGCCAGCTCCGGGAGCGGGCGGCTCGCGGGGGGCTGAAGCTCTACGGGGATCTTCAGATCGGCTTCTCACTGGAGGACGCGTGGGCCTGGCAGGGGCTCTTCCTGCGCACGTACCTGATGGGGGCCCCGCCGAGCCGCACCAACCCCGAGGGGCAACCCTGGAACTATCCGGTGTTGGATCCCTCGCGCTTCTTCGAGCCGCGCGAGGGGCTGTCCCCGGAGCACCGTCCCGGCCCCGTGCTGCGCTTCATGGAGGCGCGGATGGACAAGATGCTCGGCGAGTACGACGGGCTGCGCATCGATCACCCGCATGGGCTGGTGTGTCCCTGGGTCTACCGCGCGAACGCGCCGGATGCGATGCGGGCGGTGCGGGAGGGAGCGCGGCTGCTCGACTCCCCGGCGCTGGCCGATCACCCGGAGTTGGCGCGCCATGCCATCGCCACCGCCGCGCAGCTGGACATGTCGGTGCCGCGCCACGCGGATGGCTGGGTGCGCACGCTCACGCCGGAGCAGGTGCGCCAGTACAGCGTGCTCATCGACACCATCGTCACCTCCGCGCGCCGCCACGGACGGCAGCTGACGGACTTGCTGGGCGAGGTGCTCAGCACCCAGCCGTATCCGCTCCAGCGCGTGCTCGCGCAGTACGGCATGGGCCGCTTCCGCGTCACCCAGAAGGCGAACCTGAAGGACCCGGCCGACGTCTACCGGAGCGAGAACGCGGCGCCAGAGGACTGGGTCATGGTGGGCACCCACGACACGCCCCCGCTGTGGCGGGTGGCGGCCGGGTGGCGGGAGACGGGCGCCTGGCGCGAGCAGGCCGATTACCTGGCGTGGCGGCTGCACCCGGAGGCCGAGGGGCGCGAGGCTTTCGCGCGCCGGCTGTGTGAGGAGCCGGGGCTGCTCGAACAGGCGAAGTTCGCGGACCTCTTCGCGAGCCGGGCCCAGAACGTGTCCATCTTCTTCGCGGACCTGCTGGGGATGACGGACGTCTACAACGTGCCCGGCACCGTCAACGAGGAGAACTGGAGCCTGCGGGTGCCGACGGACTACGCACGCGAGTACCCGGAGAAGCTCGGGCGGGGGGCGGCCCTGGATCTGCCCCGGGTGCTGGCATTGGCCCTGCGCGCGGGAGACGCTTCGGCGCGCGCACGGCATCAACCTTTGATCGACGCCCTGGAGCAGCGGGCCGCGGGGACCCGGCAGCCGTGA
- a CDS encoding ADYC domain-containing protein, translated as MGARHVVAAALGMWVTVGCGTEGVEDTAPATVGGVVAGLAAANGPTLNGRNVNGRNVNGPWMNQMLVSVRYEGAVREGMGLPMKALWLEGSALHGVGRGEELSGQDLVKLHLVGNLEDGSTLPLRIDGVTQGSGVDQDVWSYDVSFQDTKTGAWHPICTTADGAALKAIPLEGTWNYKQGVEGGGSKIHDNTVFTFACDGAALAKCVRFGYKPWQSVEGVSLEEHHQACTRLIRADFCGDGTSYTQDGNWVNLYDTQSVQTDSEPWVAEAEWTSQGASCFTSHTRATEPVQCADGRQVSTCGERFSPNTLIISETPPSAQP; from the coding sequence GTGGGTGCTCGGCACGTGGTGGCGGCGGCGTTGGGGATGTGGGTGACTGTGGGTTGCGGAACGGAGGGGGTGGAAGACACGGCCCCCGCGACGGTGGGAGGGGTGGTGGCGGGGTTGGCAGCGGCCAATGGTCCGACGTTGAACGGGCGGAATGTGAACGGGCGGAATGTGAACGGCCCGTGGATGAACCAGATGCTGGTGTCGGTGCGGTACGAGGGCGCGGTGCGGGAGGGAATGGGACTGCCGATGAAGGCGCTGTGGCTGGAGGGTTCGGCCCTCCACGGGGTGGGGCGGGGCGAGGAGCTGTCGGGGCAGGATCTCGTCAAGCTGCACCTGGTGGGAAACCTGGAGGATGGGAGCACGCTGCCGCTGCGCATTGACGGCGTCACCCAGGGCAGCGGCGTGGATCAAGATGTCTGGTCCTATGATGTGTCCTTCCAAGACACGAAGACGGGCGCGTGGCACCCCATCTGCACCACGGCGGACGGCGCGGCGCTGAAGGCCATCCCGCTGGAGGGGACCTGGAACTACAAGCAAGGCGTCGAGGGCGGCGGCTCGAAGATCCACGACAACACGGTGTTCACCTTCGCGTGTGACGGGGCCGCGCTCGCCAAGTGCGTGCGCTTTGGCTACAAGCCCTGGCAGTCGGTGGAAGGCGTGAGCCTGGAAGAGCACCACCAGGCCTGTACGCGGCTGATCCGCGCGGACTTCTGCGGCGACGGCACCTCGTACACGCAGGATGGCAACTGGGTGAACCTGTACGACACCCAGAGTGTGCAGACGGACTCCGAGCCGTGGGTGGCCGAGGCCGAGTGGACCAGCCAGGGCGCCAGCTGCTTCACCTCGCACACGCGGGCCACGGAGCCGGTGCAGTGCGCGGATGGCCGGCAGGTGTCCACCTGCGGCGAGCGGTTCTCCCCGAACACGCTGATCATCAGCGAGACGCCGCCGAGCGCTCAGCCGTAG